The proteins below are encoded in one region of Legionella antarctica:
- a CDS encoding fatty acid desaturase has product MVFGYLNLTFWGYILAILVLTQITIAAVTIYLHRNQTHRALTLHPIISHFFRFWLWLTTGMVTADWVAIHRKHHATTDVEGDPHSPVVLGIKKVFWQGAELYRSARKDKEMVAKYSHGTPTDWIERNVYARHSAKGILLMLLVDLFFFGIPGLTVWAIQMIWIPLWAAGVVNGIGHHWGYRNFECLDAATNVIPWGFWIGGEELHNNHHTFASSAKFSVKWWEFDIGWMYICILSFFGLAKVKKLPPKLAMDEGKLQVDIDTVKAVISNRFQVMSNYYKSVIRPILKYEKSNSIETKEDKKLFQRAGSLLRREDRLLTTKAKTRLQTLLEAREQLRVVYSYKQSLQNVWLKTASSQKELIEALQQWCRQAEESGLDVLRQFAQQLKGYVPAY; this is encoded by the coding sequence ATGGTTTTCGGCTACTTGAACCTGACTTTTTGGGGCTATATACTGGCAATACTTGTTTTAACCCAAATTACTATAGCAGCTGTAACAATTTATCTTCATCGCAATCAAACGCATCGCGCGTTAACCTTGCATCCTATCATCAGTCATTTTTTTCGTTTCTGGTTGTGGCTGACCACCGGGATGGTAACTGCCGATTGGGTTGCTATTCATCGCAAACATCATGCAACAACGGATGTAGAGGGTGATCCTCATAGTCCTGTAGTTCTAGGGATAAAAAAAGTGTTTTGGCAAGGGGCTGAACTATATCGCTCTGCTCGTAAAGACAAAGAGATGGTAGCTAAATATTCTCATGGTACTCCAACAGACTGGATAGAGCGTAACGTATATGCTCGTCACTCTGCAAAAGGCATTTTGTTAATGCTTTTGGTGGATTTGTTTTTCTTTGGTATTCCCGGGCTTACTGTATGGGCTATCCAAATGATATGGATCCCTTTGTGGGCAGCGGGAGTTGTCAATGGCATAGGTCATCACTGGGGTTATCGTAACTTTGAATGTCTGGATGCGGCAACCAATGTTATTCCCTGGGGGTTCTGGATTGGGGGAGAAGAGCTTCATAACAATCATCATACTTTTGCTTCCTCAGCCAAGTTTTCTGTAAAATGGTGGGAGTTTGACATTGGCTGGATGTATATCTGTATTCTTTCTTTTTTCGGGCTGGCTAAAGTAAAGAAATTACCGCCCAAACTGGCTATGGATGAAGGCAAGCTCCAGGTAGACATAGATACAGTAAAAGCAGTGATCTCTAATCGATTTCAAGTGATGTCTAATTATTACAAAAGTGTGATCAGACCTATTTTAAAATACGAGAAGAGCAACAGCATAGAAACTAAAGAAGATAAAAAACTGTTTCAACGGGCAGGAAGTTTGTTACGTCGTGAAGATAGATTATTAACAACTAAAGCAAAGACCCGCTTGCAAACTTTGTTAGAAGCTCGTGAACAGTTGCGAGTTGTGTACAGCTACAAACAATCATTACAAAATGTCTGGTTAAAAACTGCATCAAGTCAAAAAGAGTTGATCGAGGCACTACAGCAGTGGTGTCGTCAAGCCGAAGAGTCCGGCCTTGATGTATTAAGACAATTTGCTCAACAATTAAAGGGTTATGTTCCTGCCTATTAA
- a CDS encoding spore maturation protein: MSGFTNQLSNWMFLAFVVGIPLYAAIKKVNVFDAFIIGAKQGFDTSVSIIPYLIAMMVAIGMLRASGFFSLMDQLLAPLMTMIGMPPQVLPLALIRPFSGSASTGVMAELIHQYGGDSLIAKTAATMMGSTETTFYVIAVYFGAIGIRKTRHAIPAGLLADFAGVVAAVLICRYLFA; the protein is encoded by the coding sequence ATGAGTGGATTTACAAATCAATTATCTAATTGGATGTTTTTAGCTTTTGTTGTAGGTATTCCGTTATATGCCGCTATAAAAAAAGTAAATGTTTTCGATGCCTTTATTATTGGTGCCAAGCAAGGTTTTGATACCAGCGTGAGTATTATCCCCTATCTTATCGCGATGATGGTCGCCATTGGAATGTTAAGAGCTTCCGGTTTTTTTAGTTTGATGGATCAACTACTGGCACCTCTGATGACGATGATAGGGATGCCCCCTCAGGTACTGCCTCTTGCCTTAATCAGACCTTTTTCGGGAAGCGCATCAACCGGAGTAATGGCAGAGTTAATTCACCAATATGGCGGAGATTCTTTAATTGCCAAAACTGCTGCAACCATGATGGGAAGCACAGAAACAACATTCTACGTTATTGCAGTCTATTTTGGAGCTATTGGTATCAGAAAAACGAGACACGCCATCCCTGCTGGGTTATTAGCTGATTTCGCAGGGGTTGTGGCTGCGGTCCTAATCTGCCGCTACCTCTTCGCCTGA
- a CDS encoding peptidoglycan DD-metalloendopeptidase family protein — protein MDKRPNIPKQHQGKPSKLLMACALVFAFSLPYFLVTHFSHNKKNDFSKNLALPDLDRTSTHQSNRQTDNNFSKPELAKAPPNQLFKLAKKAPPLKTVKDNEWQTINPRSGDSMATIFRRLGLSAQNLHAVLQKNPHAKVLTTIKPGQKLQFLVSKQRLEQLIIPMSDIQTLTVYRQGSVYQTRVDSKKTISQNQYITGVVNGSLYSTAQRLNIPSKLIRQMTQILNKEIDFAHAIRAGDQFSIAYDALYVDDKKVGIGDILAVSYTNLGKTFQAVRHTKANGDFDFYTPQGESLKKAFSRYPIKFSHISSTFALSRYHPVLHYRRAHKGIDLAAPIGTPIQATGDGVITIIDRHNGYGNMIKIKHDKKFSTVYGHMLKFQKGLSKGSKVKRGQVIGYVGQTGLATGPHCHYELHVNNQPKNPTTIPLPTAAPISSREIAAFKAKTKTLLSRLKLVEEASRAGKKNIDLG, from the coding sequence ATGGATAAACGACCCAATATCCCAAAACAACATCAAGGTAAACCATCAAAATTATTAATGGCTTGTGCATTAGTTTTTGCCTTTTCGTTGCCTTACTTTCTAGTAACCCATTTCTCACATAATAAAAAAAATGACTTTAGTAAAAATTTAGCACTACCCGATCTGGACAGAACCTCAACCCATCAATCCAACAGACAAACTGATAATAACTTCTCGAAACCTGAACTTGCAAAAGCGCCTCCAAATCAATTATTTAAACTGGCCAAAAAAGCACCCCCACTCAAAACAGTAAAAGATAATGAATGGCAAACAATCAACCCCAGATCCGGGGATTCTATGGCTACGATTTTTCGTCGACTTGGGTTAAGCGCACAGAACTTACATGCAGTATTACAAAAAAATCCCCATGCAAAAGTCCTCACGACCATTAAACCAGGCCAAAAATTACAATTTTTGGTTAGTAAACAAAGACTGGAACAATTGATCATACCCATGAGTGATATTCAAACACTAACCGTTTATAGACAAGGTTCTGTGTATCAAACTCGTGTCGACTCGAAGAAAACCATAAGTCAGAACCAATATATAACAGGTGTCGTCAACGGCTCTTTGTATTCTACTGCTCAACGGCTAAATATACCCTCAAAATTAATTCGTCAGATGACTCAAATACTCAATAAAGAAATTGATTTTGCCCATGCCATACGTGCCGGCGATCAATTTTCAATTGCTTACGATGCCCTTTATGTCGACGACAAGAAAGTAGGTATTGGCGATATACTCGCAGTTTCCTATACCAATCTGGGTAAAACCTTCCAAGCAGTGCGACATACTAAAGCTAATGGTGATTTTGATTTTTATACCCCTCAGGGAGAAAGCTTGAAAAAAGCATTCTCCCGCTACCCAATTAAATTCAGCCACATCAGTTCAACTTTTGCTTTATCCAGGTATCATCCAGTTTTGCATTATCGAAGAGCACATAAAGGGATAGATCTGGCAGCACCTATAGGAACCCCCATACAAGCAACTGGTGATGGGGTGATTACTATTATAGACAGACATAATGGCTACGGTAATATGATTAAAATTAAGCATGACAAAAAATTTAGCACCGTTTATGGGCACATGCTTAAATTTCAAAAAGGACTTTCCAAAGGAAGTAAAGTAAAACGCGGTCAAGTGATAGGCTATGTAGGACAAACTGGTTTAGCTACAGGCCCCCACTGTCATTACGAACTGCATGTGAATAATCAACCGAAAAATCCAACAACTATTCCTCTACCTACTGCAGCTCCTATTTCTTCCAGAGAAATCGCAGCCTTCAAAGCAAAAACAAAAACATTGCTTTCCAGATTAAAATTGGTTGAAGAAGCAAGCCGCGCAGGAAAAAAAAATATTGACCTAGGCTAA
- the mutM gene encoding bifunctional DNA-formamidopyrimidine glycosylase/DNA-(apurinic or apyrimidinic site) lyase: MPELPEVETTKQGIKNHLEGQKIINVTVRNSKLRLPVPCNMDELCSGKKITAISRRAKYILLHLTQGYILIHLGMSGHLRIVPGNTKPTKHDHIDLILSNGLSLRYCDPRRFGLFFYIDDNPHQHSLLAHLGPEPLSQDFTSEYLYLRTRQKNSPIKSLIMNNEIVVGVGNIYATESLFLVGIHPQTTAKKLTKQACQTLTTQIKHTLKAAIDAGGTTLRDFYTFDGKPGYFSVALKVYGRKKQPCFQCNELIETVVIAGRHSAFCPQCQPYK; encoded by the coding sequence ATGCCTGAGTTACCAGAAGTGGAGACCACGAAGCAAGGAATTAAAAACCACCTCGAAGGTCAAAAAATCATTAATGTTACAGTAAGAAATTCTAAACTTCGCTTGCCTGTTCCATGTAACATGGATGAATTATGCTCGGGGAAAAAAATAACAGCTATTAGTCGCAGAGCTAAATATATTCTCCTTCATCTCACCCAAGGATACATTTTAATCCACCTTGGCATGTCAGGCCATTTGCGCATTGTGCCTGGTAACACTAAACCCACAAAACACGACCATATTGATTTGATACTGTCTAACGGGCTAAGTCTAAGATACTGTGATCCAAGACGATTCGGCTTGTTTTTCTATATTGATGACAATCCTCACCAGCATTCATTACTTGCTCATTTAGGCCCTGAGCCACTCTCACAGGATTTTACCAGTGAGTACTTATATCTGAGAACACGTCAAAAAAATAGTCCAATAAAGTCGCTGATTATGAATAATGAAATCGTGGTGGGGGTTGGTAATATATATGCAACTGAAAGCCTTTTTCTGGTCGGTATCCACCCCCAAACCACAGCAAAAAAATTAACGAAACAAGCATGCCAGACACTCACCACTCAAATCAAACATACACTCAAAGCAGCAATTGATGCAGGGGGTACTACTCTCCGTGATTTTTATACTTTCGATGGAAAACCAGGTTATTTCAGTGTGGCCCTAAAGGTGTATGGGCGAAAAAAACAACCTTGTTTTCAATGTAATGAGCTAATCGAAACAGTCGTCATCGCTGGGCGTCACTCCGCATTTTGTCCTCAATGCCAACCTTATAAATAG
- the tyrS gene encoding tyrosine--tRNA ligase codes for MLEIITEDQRELIRGCEEVLPMNELGKKLLKGAPLKIKAGFDPTAPDLHLGHTVLLNKLRQFQHYGHEVIFLIGDFTALIGDPTGKNVTRMPLSEETVIENAKTYQHQVFKILDPAKTTVAFNSQWLSKFTAVDLIRLAATHTVARMLERDEFNKRYQSGQPIAIHEFLYPLLQGYDSVALKADVEIGGTDQKFNLLMGRELQKHYGLEPQIVMMTPLIEGLDGVKKMSKSLDNYIGINETAEDMFGKIMSVSDELMWRYIDLLSFKTGIEILQLKKSVEQGANPRDIKIDFAKEIVARFHDQTQAENMHRDFIDRFQKGAIPENLEEVSIISNEPANLVQLLKQLALTASTSESIRLVKQGAVKINGEKVSDPSLLLDSAQTYIIQVGKRRIAKVLLQKAE; via the coding sequence ATGTTAGAAATAATTACAGAAGATCAACGCGAGTTAATTCGCGGCTGTGAAGAAGTTCTTCCCATGAATGAATTAGGAAAAAAATTACTAAAGGGCGCCCCTTTGAAAATTAAAGCGGGCTTTGATCCCACAGCCCCCGATCTTCATTTAGGGCATACAGTACTGCTTAATAAGTTAAGACAATTTCAACACTATGGACATGAGGTCATTTTTTTAATTGGTGATTTTACAGCCCTTATTGGCGATCCAACGGGAAAGAATGTTACCCGCATGCCTTTGAGTGAAGAGACTGTTATTGAGAATGCAAAAACATATCAGCACCAGGTTTTTAAAATTTTAGATCCCGCAAAAACTACGGTAGCTTTTAACTCCCAGTGGCTTAGCAAATTTACCGCCGTTGACTTAATTCGTCTGGCTGCCACGCATACTGTAGCAAGAATGTTGGAGCGCGATGAGTTTAACAAGCGCTACCAATCTGGTCAGCCAATTGCTATACATGAATTTTTATATCCGCTACTGCAAGGTTATGACTCCGTTGCCTTAAAAGCAGATGTTGAAATAGGTGGAACGGATCAAAAATTCAATCTTCTGATGGGGCGCGAGTTACAAAAACATTATGGTTTAGAGCCCCAGATTGTCATGATGACACCACTAATAGAAGGTTTGGATGGAGTAAAGAAAATGTCCAAATCTCTAGATAACTATATAGGTATAAATGAAACCGCTGAGGATATGTTTGGCAAGATTATGTCAGTTTCAGATGAACTCATGTGGCGCTACATCGATTTACTTAGTTTTAAAACCGGTATTGAAATTCTACAATTAAAAAAATCGGTGGAGCAAGGGGCTAATCCTCGAGATATTAAAATAGATTTTGCAAAGGAAATTGTGGCACGTTTTCATGATCAAACCCAAGCTGAAAATATGCATAGAGATTTCATTGACCGTTTTCAAAAAGGAGCTATCCCGGAAAACCTCGAGGAAGTTTCTATAATTAGTAATGAACCAGCAAATTTAGTTCAACTACTCAAACAATTAGCTCTGACTGCAAGTACCTCTGAATCGATAAGACTTGTAAAGCAAGGTGCTGTGAAAATTAATGGTGAGAAAGTGTCAGACCCCTCGTTACTCCTCGATTCTGCACAGACATATATAATACAAGTAGGTAAGCGTAGAATAGCCAAGGTGCTTTTACAAAAAGCAGAGTGA
- a CDS encoding N-acetylmuramoyl-L-alanine amidase-like domain-containing protein — translation MKYTTAPLNYLFFIACFISSFFCHAVDSSALEEQATSTINELYHTLNSMPNTSMAERINWISNQFSGTVYELGSLGEGSKARYDQFPQYRVDAFDCDTYVNTVISLALANSVDSFKQCLKYTRYKDGRKAYINRNHFTSIDWNKNNQRRGVLKDITVSIKDQNNRSVALVSEALINKPDWYAHKTLSTVRLKNDNKIKQQELLNELKTKGSRLETMNSKIPYIPLTALFFKDDKPNLYLFSQIPHGAIIEIVRPNWDLRNLIGTSLDISHLGFAIRIQGQLFFRQASSQKGKVIDVPLIDYLKEAQSSPTIKGINVQVVVPTKPLADACSVGNEAELTKKL, via the coding sequence ATGAAATACACTACCGCTCCCTTAAACTATTTGTTCTTTATTGCTTGTTTTATTAGTAGTTTTTTTTGTCATGCAGTTGACTCCAGTGCTCTTGAAGAACAGGCGACTTCAACTATAAACGAACTATACCATACACTTAATTCCATGCCGAACACTTCAATGGCGGAACGAATAAATTGGATTAGTAATCAATTTTCAGGAACAGTTTATGAACTGGGTTCTTTAGGTGAAGGCTCCAAAGCTCGCTATGATCAATTCCCGCAATATCGTGTAGATGCCTTTGACTGTGATACCTATGTCAATACCGTAATTTCGTTAGCTTTAGCAAACTCGGTTGATTCGTTTAAGCAATGTTTGAAATACACTCGCTATAAAGATGGCAGAAAGGCCTATATAAATCGCAATCATTTTACATCTATTGACTGGAACAAAAATAACCAACGACGTGGGGTTCTTAAGGATATTACTGTGAGTATCAAGGATCAAAACAATCGCTCTGTAGCGTTAGTTTCAGAGGCTTTAATTAACAAACCTGACTGGTATGCTCATAAAACTCTTTCTACTGTTAGATTGAAAAATGATAATAAAATAAAGCAGCAAGAACTTTTAAATGAATTAAAAACAAAAGGAAGTCGACTGGAGACCATGAATTCTAAAATTCCTTATATTCCTTTAACTGCATTATTTTTTAAAGATGATAAACCTAATCTTTATTTATTTTCACAAATCCCTCATGGAGCAATCATAGAAATAGTAAGGCCCAATTGGGATTTACGAAACCTAATTGGCACCTCATTAGATATTTCTCATTTAGGTTTTGCTATACGGATTCAAGGCCAGTTATTTTTTAGGCAAGCCTCTTCTCAAAAGGGTAAAGTGATCGATGTTCCATTGATTGATTATCTGAAAGAGGCGCAAAGTAGCCCTACGATAAAAGGGATTAATGTGCAGGTGGTAGTACCCACAAAACCCTTAGCAGATGCATGTAGTGTGGGGAATGAGGCTGAGCTTACGAAAAAACTGTGA
- a CDS encoding nucleoside recognition domain-containing protein, producing the protein MLNIIWLGMILISIIVGIIEGRIDEVVRAVTDSAKLGFEVAIGLTGIMALWLGIMSIATESGLVAKLGTLLKPVLKRLFPDIPTEHPAMGAIVMNIAANMLGLANAATPFGLQAMKELQSLNNHATIATNSMCTFLAINTSSVQLIPATAIAFLAANGSTNPSSVIFSSLIATSVSTIVAIVAVKQLAKLPRFRVDRTDSL; encoded by the coding sequence ATGCTCAATATAATTTGGTTAGGAATGATACTAATTTCTATCATTGTAGGCATTATTGAAGGCCGTATCGATGAAGTGGTTCGAGCGGTAACGGACTCTGCCAAACTTGGATTTGAGGTAGCTATTGGTTTGACTGGAATTATGGCTCTATGGCTTGGAATTATGTCTATAGCAACTGAGTCAGGTCTGGTAGCAAAATTAGGAACTCTTCTCAAGCCTGTTCTCAAGCGTCTATTTCCAGATATTCCGACAGAGCATCCCGCCATGGGAGCCATAGTAATGAACATTGCTGCAAACATGCTAGGATTGGCAAATGCTGCAACCCCTTTTGGCCTGCAAGCGATGAAGGAGCTGCAAAGCCTGAACAATCACGCGACAATTGCCACTAATTCAATGTGTACCTTTTTGGCAATTAACACTTCAAGTGTCCAACTAATCCCTGCTACAGCCATTGCTTTTTTAGCTGCGAACGGTAGTACCAATCCCAGTAGCGTGATTTTTAGTTCTTTAATAGCCACATCAGTTTCAACTATTGTCGCTATAGTTGCAGTGAAACAATTAGCGAAACTACCTCGCTTTCGAGTGGACAGGACGGACAGCTTATGA
- a CDS encoding polyhydroxyalkanoate synthesis regulator DNA-binding domain-containing protein has translation MTRLIKKYKNRRLYDTETSQYITVDQLQHYVVEGVLFKVQDSETGKDLTNSTLLQIIVEMEAGPTQFLSADILRQIISLANHPMHASLKAMIEQLFHSMDKPLQNNPYQKATDVWNQQMQQMMKEWQKVFKV, from the coding sequence ATGACTCGATTAATAAAAAAATATAAAAACCGTAGACTATATGATACAGAAACAAGCCAATACATCACCGTTGATCAGTTGCAGCACTATGTAGTCGAGGGAGTGTTATTTAAGGTACAAGATTCAGAAACTGGAAAAGATCTAACTAATTCTACCTTATTGCAAATAATTGTTGAAATGGAGGCCGGTCCTACTCAATTTTTGTCAGCTGATATTTTGCGTCAGATAATTTCTTTAGCTAATCATCCCATGCATGCATCTTTAAAGGCGATGATAGAGCAACTGTTTCATTCTATGGATAAACCCTTGCAAAATAATCCATATCAAAAGGCAACAGACGTCTGGAATCAGCAAATGCAACAAATGATGAAGGAGTGGCAGAAAGTATTTAAAGTATAA
- the phbB gene encoding acetoacetyl-CoA reductase codes for MQNNNVVLITGGTGDIGTAVAKELDATYRYVVALDLISDEKGKLWEQDLFEQNYKNISFRHMDVTDFDQCKEVISSIIKEYGNVDALINNAGITRDAVFTKMTKQQWDEVLRVNLDGMFNVTHQVVDSMKEQASGRIVNVSSVNAQKGQFSQANYAASKAGVYGFTKSLAQELMMKNITVNSLSPGYVNTRLMQGIRPDILDEIINLIPAKRLAEPQEIAWAVEFLISEKSRYITGANLSVNGGLHMY; via the coding sequence ATGCAAAATAACAACGTCGTATTGATTACTGGGGGCACAGGAGATATAGGTACCGCGGTCGCCAAAGAACTAGACGCAACTTATCGATATGTAGTTGCACTTGATTTGATTTCCGATGAGAAGGGTAAATTATGGGAACAGGATTTATTTGAGCAGAATTACAAAAATATCTCTTTTCGACATATGGATGTTACTGATTTTGATCAGTGCAAAGAAGTTATTAGTTCGATTATTAAAGAATACGGTAACGTTGATGCGTTGATAAATAACGCGGGCATCACTCGTGATGCAGTATTTACTAAAATGACAAAGCAGCAGTGGGATGAAGTGTTGCGAGTTAATCTTGATGGAATGTTTAATGTAACTCATCAGGTTGTTGACAGTATGAAGGAGCAAGCTTCAGGTAGGATAGTTAATGTCTCCTCTGTAAATGCGCAAAAAGGGCAGTTTTCTCAAGCTAATTACGCAGCATCGAAAGCGGGTGTTTATGGTTTTACAAAAAGCTTGGCTCAAGAGCTCATGATGAAAAATATTACGGTAAACAGCCTGTCTCCTGGCTATGTAAATACTCGCTTAATGCAGGGAATTAGACCCGATATATTAGACGAAATTATTAATCTCATCCCTGCAAAACGATTAGCTGAACCTCAAGAAATTGCTTGGGCAGTTGAGTTTTTGATCAGCGAAAAAAGTCGTTATATTACAGGTGCAAATCTTAGTGTGAATGGTGGGTTGCACATGTACTAA
- a CDS encoding lysophospholipid acyltransferase family protein, translating into MKISRIRTFWIVTTLFFYTAVVSIRSILKYFFSTPTRPWVDKTIHHWIDQLLKKVQVQYTVVNPHNVQPQPGQATILMCNHSSAYDIPLGFKVFPNHSIRMLAKRELSKVPLMGKGMAAAEFPFVDRKNRYQALKDLAYAQKLMESGIIIWIAPEGTRSKDGKLAPFKKGSFITAIQAKATIIPIGIRGAFNILPARTFRINLQQKAEIHIGKPIHAAEFTIENKDELIDLTFQSIKELVGEEKS; encoded by the coding sequence ATGAAAATAAGCCGCATAAGAACTTTTTGGATCGTTACCACATTATTTTTTTATACAGCAGTAGTTTCTATCCGCTCAATACTTAAATATTTTTTTAGTACGCCAACCAGACCCTGGGTAGATAAAACCATCCATCATTGGATTGATCAACTATTAAAAAAAGTTCAGGTTCAGTACACCGTAGTTAATCCCCACAATGTACAACCCCAACCGGGTCAAGCAACTATTCTGATGTGTAACCATTCCAGCGCATATGATATTCCTCTTGGCTTTAAAGTATTTCCTAATCACTCCATAAGAATGCTTGCTAAAAGAGAGCTTTCCAAAGTTCCTCTGATGGGAAAAGGTATGGCTGCGGCTGAATTCCCTTTCGTAGATAGAAAAAACAGATATCAGGCGCTAAAAGACCTGGCTTACGCTCAGAAATTAATGGAAAGTGGGATCATTATTTGGATTGCTCCTGAAGGAACTCGCTCAAAAGATGGCAAACTCGCCCCTTTCAAAAAAGGCTCCTTCATTACCGCCATACAGGCAAAAGCAACAATCATTCCTATCGGGATAAGAGGTGCTTTTAATATTCTACCCGCTCGAACCTTCAGAATTAATCTGCAACAAAAAGCAGAAATTCATATAGGTAAGCCCATCCACGCAGCTGAATTCACTATTGAAAATAAAGATGAACTGATCGACCTAACCTTCCAAAGCATCAAGGAACTGGTTGGCGAAGAGAAATCCTAG
- the phbB gene encoding acetoacetyl-CoA reductase, whose protein sequence is MEKKVALVTGGTGGIGSAICQRLAADFKVIACYFKDGRHEEAKKWQEEQQKAGFDIDVVYGDIAQYNDCEKLVALSLERYGQIDVLVNNAGITKDCSLRKMTPQQWQQVIDANLTSVFNMTRNVIPVMLDKGYGRIISISSINGRKGQFGQCNYSSTKAALFGFTKSLALEVASKGITVNTISPGYIETPMLATVKEEVLNSIIASIPVGRLGYPKEVADVVAFLASSDSGFITGANLDVNGGQYM, encoded by the coding sequence ATGGAAAAGAAAGTTGCACTTGTAACCGGGGGAACCGGGGGTATTGGTTCCGCTATATGCCAGCGTCTTGCTGCAGACTTTAAAGTTATTGCCTGTTATTTCAAGGATGGAAGACACGAAGAGGCAAAAAAATGGCAGGAAGAACAACAAAAGGCAGGCTTTGATATTGATGTGGTCTATGGTGATATCGCTCAATACAATGATTGCGAAAAATTAGTAGCTCTGAGTTTAGAGCGTTATGGACAAATCGATGTATTAGTAAATAATGCGGGAATCACCAAAGACTGTTCCTTGCGAAAAATGACGCCACAGCAATGGCAGCAAGTAATAGATGCCAATTTAACGAGCGTATTTAATATGACGCGAAATGTGATACCCGTCATGTTGGACAAAGGATATGGACGTATCATCAGTATTTCTTCAATTAATGGACGAAAAGGACAATTCGGACAATGTAATTATTCTTCGACGAAAGCTGCCTTATTTGGTTTTACCAAAAGTTTAGCTTTGGAAGTAGCTTCAAAGGGCATTACCGTAAACACTATTTCTCCAGGCTATATAGAAACACCAATGCTTGCCACCGTAAAAGAAGAGGTTCTAAATTCAATAATAGCCAGCATTCCCGTTGGACGGTTGGGTTATCCAAAAGAAGTTGCCGATGTTGTGGCCTTTTTAGCATCTTCCGATAGTGGGTTTATCACTGGGGCTAATTTGGACGTCAATGGTGGCCAATACATGTAA
- a CDS encoding phasin family protein gives MNQQNFDKWGEMAKKIQEPFKAIAELNVKTLQGLTYLKPEEFAQVKKPEEMLEKQINLAVENGHKALDYLQQSFQIIEKAMLGIAKEAKDTAEGKK, from the coding sequence ATGAACCAACAAAATTTTGATAAATGGGGTGAAATGGCTAAAAAAATACAAGAGCCTTTCAAAGCCATAGCTGAATTAAATGTTAAAACACTACAAGGCTTAACGTATTTAAAACCTGAAGAGTTCGCTCAAGTTAAAAAACCAGAGGAAATGCTGGAAAAGCAAATTAATCTGGCTGTGGAGAATGGTCATAAGGCATTAGATTATTTACAACAGTCTTTTCAAATCATTGAAAAAGCAATGCTAGGAATTGCTAAAGAGGCGAAAGATACTGCTGAGGGAAAGAAATAA